A window of the Streptomyces sp. NBC_00250 genome harbors these coding sequences:
- a CDS encoding TadE/TadG family type IV pilus assembly protein — protein MRSDLREGRRDRGQAAIEYLGFLPILLLVGLAGLQLGVAAYAAQQAGTAARAAARAESSDAEDAPDGDTAARAAADWVTDVEVNTAGGEAVATVTVRIPPVVPFWTFDPVTKTAVMPLPDEEDE, from the coding sequence ATGAGGAGCGACCTCCGCGAGGGCCGGCGCGACCGGGGCCAGGCCGCCATCGAGTACCTCGGTTTCCTGCCGATCCTCCTCCTCGTCGGTCTCGCCGGACTTCAGCTCGGCGTCGCCGCGTACGCCGCCCAGCAGGCGGGCACGGCCGCCCGGGCCGCCGCCCGGGCCGAGAGCAGCGACGCGGAGGACGCGCCGGACGGTGACACGGCCGCCCGGGCGGCCGCCGACTGGGTCACCGACGTCGAGGTGAACACCGCCGGGGGCGAGGCCGTCGCCACCGTCACCGTACGCATCCCCCCCGTCGTCCCCTTCTGGACCTTCGACCCCGTCACCAAGACCGCCGTCATGCCCCTGCCCGACGAGGAGGACGAGTGA
- a CDS encoding CpaF family protein, with amino-acid sequence MSLRARINAPEDHGAGAAAREDGHLVAAFRAKLLEEIDLTEMSALAAAERRARLERVLGHIISREGPVLSTAERAQLIRRVVDEALGLGVLEPLLEDASITEIMVNGPDQIFIERAGRVELLPLRFASHDQLMQTIERIVSTVNRRVDESNPMVDARLPSGERVNVIIPPLSLTGATLTIRRFPRAYTLHEMIGLGSLDEQMLLLLSGLVQAKFNLIVSGATGTGKTTLLNALSGLVPDGERIITIEDSAELQLQQSHVIRLEARPPNIEGRGAISIRDLVRNSLRMRPDRIIVGEVRGGETLDMLQAMSTGHDGSLATVHANSAEDALMRLQTLASMSEVKVPFEALRDQINSAVDVLVQLTRHPDGTRRITEISVLASHGRERFLLATVCRFHAQPVAADGRVYGQFTYHPLPRRVAERLYLAGQPIPQAFGVAATDAHLATREAQ; translated from the coding sequence ATGAGTCTGCGGGCCCGGATCAACGCCCCCGAGGACCACGGCGCGGGCGCGGCGGCCAGGGAGGACGGCCATCTGGTCGCCGCCTTCCGCGCCAAGCTCCTGGAGGAGATCGACCTCACCGAGATGTCCGCGCTGGCGGCCGCCGAGCGGCGCGCCCGCCTGGAGCGCGTCCTCGGTCACATCATCAGCCGTGAGGGGCCCGTCCTCTCCACCGCCGAGCGGGCCCAGCTGATCCGCCGGGTCGTCGACGAGGCCCTCGGCCTCGGCGTACTCGAACCGCTCCTAGAAGACGCCTCGATCACGGAGATCATGGTCAACGGACCCGACCAGATCTTCATCGAGCGCGCGGGACGCGTCGAACTGCTGCCGCTCCGCTTCGCCTCCCACGACCAGCTGATGCAGACCATCGAGCGGATCGTGTCCACCGTCAACCGGCGCGTCGACGAGTCGAATCCGATGGTCGACGCCCGGCTGCCCTCCGGCGAGCGCGTCAACGTCATCATTCCGCCGCTCTCGCTCACCGGGGCCACCCTCACCATCCGCCGCTTCCCCCGCGCGTACACGCTGCACGAGATGATCGGCCTCGGCTCCCTCGACGAGCAGATGCTGCTCCTGCTGTCGGGACTCGTTCAGGCCAAGTTCAACCTGATCGTCTCCGGCGCCACCGGCACCGGGAAGACCACCCTCCTCAACGCCCTCTCCGGTCTCGTGCCCGACGGCGAGCGGATCATCACCATCGAGGACTCGGCCGAGCTCCAGCTCCAGCAGTCGCACGTGATCCGCCTGGAGGCCCGCCCTCCGAACATCGAGGGCCGCGGCGCCATCTCCATCCGCGACCTCGTCCGCAACTCCCTGCGCATGCGGCCCGACCGGATCATCGTCGGAGAGGTCCGGGGCGGCGAGACCCTCGACATGCTCCAGGCGATGTCCACCGGCCACGACGGTTCGCTCGCGACCGTCCACGCCAACTCGGCCGAGGACGCGCTCATGCGCCTCCAGACCCTGGCCTCGATGTCCGAGGTCAAGGTGCCGTTCGAGGCGCTCCGCGACCAGATCAACAGCGCCGTCGACGTCCTCGTCCAGCTCACCCGGCACCCCGACGGCACCCGCCGGATCACCGAGATATCCGTCCTCGCCTCCCACGGGCGCGAGCGGTTCCTGCTGGCCACGGTCTGCCGCTTCCACGCGCAGCCGGTCGCCGCCGACGGACGGGTGTACGGGCAGTTCACGTACCACCCGCTGCCGCGGCGGGTCGCCGAGCGCCTCTATCTGGCCGGACAGCCCATCCCGCAGGCCTTCGGCGTGGCCGCCACCGACGCCCACCTGGCGACCCGAGAGGCGCAATGA
- the cpaB gene encoding Flp pilus assembly protein CpaB, translating into MNSRQRRGVILLLLSVLCALGAFAGVLAVISDVNSKVGPETTAYRIKDNVAPYAPLRADQFEKISMPKRWLSETAVTDLRQIEGRIAVTQLKAGSLLQSDMIVEQPELQPGQQEIAIMIDAATGVAGKITPGATVNIYATFEGEKKDEPSQSRMIVAGARVLDVGKLTAIRDSSDRTGRTNGAVPISFALSTLDAQRVAYAESFAEHVRLALVAPTTGGAPSDQRDRTYTLEKDK; encoded by the coding sequence ATGAACTCCCGCCAGCGCCGCGGCGTGATCCTGCTCCTGCTGTCCGTCCTGTGCGCCCTCGGCGCCTTCGCCGGTGTGCTCGCCGTCATCAGCGACGTGAACTCCAAGGTCGGCCCGGAGACCACCGCGTACCGGATCAAGGACAACGTGGCCCCGTACGCCCCCCTCAGGGCGGACCAGTTCGAGAAGATCTCCATGCCGAAGCGGTGGCTCTCGGAGACCGCCGTCACCGACCTGCGCCAGATCGAGGGCAGGATCGCGGTCACCCAGCTCAAGGCCGGCTCCCTCCTGCAGTCCGACATGATCGTCGAACAGCCCGAACTCCAGCCGGGCCAGCAGGAGATCGCCATCATGATCGACGCGGCCACCGGCGTCGCGGGCAAGATCACCCCTGGCGCCACCGTCAACATCTACGCCACCTTCGAGGGCGAGAAGAAGGACGAGCCCTCCCAGTCCCGCATGATCGTCGCCGGTGCCCGCGTCCTCGACGTCGGCAAACTCACCGCGATCCGCGACAGCTCCGACCGCACCGGGCGCACCAACGGGGCCGTGCCGATCTCCTTCGCCCTCTCCACCCTCGACGCCCAGCGCGTCGCGTACGCCGAGTCCTTCGCCGAGCACGTACGCCTCGCCCTCGTCGCCCCCACCACCGGCGGCGCCCCGTCCGACCAGCGCGACCGCACCTACACGCTCGAAAAGGACAAGTGA
- a CDS encoding protein kinase domain-containing protein: MGTVYLARSRGGRAVAVKVARPELAADPSFRARFRAEVAAARQVGGFHTAQVVDADPDAEAPWLATAYIPGPTLSALVTAEGPMDEGRLRALGAALAEALEAIHACGLVHRDLKPGNIVMAPDGPRVLDFGIARAVESTRLTATGSAFGTPGYLAPEQALGDEVTGAADVFALGAVLVAAAGGRPFGDGTPMGLMYRAVHEDPDLASVPEALRGLVGRCLAKNPAERPTPEEILDALGEGVRDAVGTVPPPTAVDAPATPQHPTPAGFGPPHDSIPPSYGPPQGLIPSTPVPPQTAVPSPYAAPHPHASVPSPYAPPPARDSIPPGFGPPTPTLFVPPPPVAPPQPVPEFVAADSIYGIVVDGAGICLQLLDDEAEFSWPEIRAVRYERTRRGRWLRIAVILYDGTDYTCEIDGRRAARVDEWVHGLARVLALFRPA; this comes from the coding sequence ATGGGCACCGTCTATCTGGCCCGATCGCGCGGCGGGCGCGCCGTCGCGGTCAAGGTGGCCCGGCCGGAACTCGCCGCCGACCCGTCCTTCCGCGCGCGCTTCCGCGCCGAGGTCGCCGCCGCCCGGCAGGTCGGCGGATTCCACACCGCGCAGGTCGTCGACGCCGACCCCGACGCCGAGGCGCCCTGGCTCGCCACCGCCTACATCCCCGGCCCCACCCTTTCGGCCCTCGTCACCGCCGAGGGCCCCATGGACGAGGGACGGCTGCGCGCGCTCGGGGCCGCGCTCGCCGAGGCGTTGGAGGCCATCCACGCCTGCGGGCTCGTCCACCGCGACCTCAAACCCGGCAACATCGTCATGGCTCCCGACGGACCCCGCGTCCTCGACTTCGGGATCGCCCGCGCGGTGGAGTCGACCCGGCTCACCGCCACCGGTTCGGCCTTCGGCACCCCCGGCTACCTCGCCCCCGAACAGGCCCTCGGCGACGAGGTCACGGGCGCCGCCGACGTCTTCGCCCTCGGCGCCGTGCTCGTCGCCGCGGCGGGCGGCCGGCCCTTCGGGGACGGCACCCCGATGGGGCTCATGTACCGGGCGGTGCACGAGGACCCGGACCTCGCCTCCGTACCCGAGGCCCTGCGCGGGCTCGTGGGTCGCTGCCTCGCCAAGAACCCGGCCGAACGGCCCACGCCGGAGGAGATCCTGGACGCCCTGGGGGAGGGGGTGCGGGACGCCGTGGGGACGGTCCCGCCGCCGACGGCCGTCGACGCGCCCGCGACGCCGCAGCATCCGACCCCGGCGGGATTCGGACCGCCGCATGACTCGATCCCGCCGTCGTACGGGCCGCCGCAGGGCCTGATCCCGTCGACGCCCGTGCCGCCGCAGACCGCGGTCCCGTCGCCGTACGCGGCCCCGCATCCGCACGCCTCGGTCCCGTCGCCGTACGCGCCCCCACCCGCGCGCGACTCGATCCCGCCGGGATTCGGGCCGCCCACGCCCACCCTCTTCGTGCCGCCGCCGCCCGTCGCGCCCCCGCAGCCCGTACCGGAGTTCGTCGCCGCCGACAGCATCTACGGGATCGTCGTGGACGGCGCCGGAATCTGTCTGCAACTCCTCGACGACGAGGCCGAGTTCAGCTGGCCCGAGATCAGGGCCGTGCGGTACGAGCGGACCCGCCGAGGCCGGTGGCTGCGCATCGCCGTCATCCTGTACGACGGCACCGACTACACCTGCGAGATCGACGGCCGCCGGGCCGCCAGGGTCGACGAGTGGGTCCACGGCCTCGCACGGGTCCTGGCCCTGTTCCGTCCCGCCTGA
- a CDS encoding type II secretion system F family protein, which translates to MMTDPFWLTAGVTLLACVLGITGVQLYASGARRHAELVARLDESGLPEAAGRRRRRFRGVDRRVRGTALGRKLELRIAATGLDVTPGEFTVALAATVAVLWVVGQAALSPFFGPICGLLGIWVAMGYLGWQRQKRIEKFINQLPELSRILANATQAGLALRMALSLAADELEAPAGDELEKVAQQLAVGTSLDDALGELAERLPSRELVVLVTTLVLANRAGGTVVSSLRNLTETLEERKETRREVRTQLSQVSMTAYSVPVIGVGSLLLIDNMQPGALDRMTGSGVGQFAVVAAFALYVVGFIAIRRFSKIDV; encoded by the coding sequence ATGATGACCGACCCCTTCTGGCTGACCGCGGGCGTGACCCTGCTCGCCTGCGTCCTGGGCATCACGGGCGTCCAGCTGTACGCGAGCGGGGCCCGCCGTCACGCGGAGCTCGTCGCCCGGCTGGACGAGTCGGGCCTGCCCGAGGCCGCGGGCAGGCGCAGGCGCCGCTTCCGGGGCGTCGACCGGCGCGTCCGCGGCACGGCTCTCGGCCGGAAACTGGAACTGCGGATCGCGGCCACCGGACTCGACGTCACACCCGGCGAGTTCACCGTGGCCCTCGCGGCGACCGTGGCCGTGCTCTGGGTCGTCGGCCAGGCCGCGCTGTCCCCGTTCTTCGGCCCGATCTGCGGACTCCTCGGCATCTGGGTCGCCATGGGCTACCTCGGCTGGCAGCGCCAGAAGCGCATCGAGAAATTCATCAACCAACTCCCCGAACTCTCCCGCATCCTGGCCAACGCCACCCAGGCCGGACTCGCCCTCCGGATGGCCCTCAGCCTGGCCGCCGACGAGCTGGAGGCCCCGGCCGGCGACGAACTGGAGAAGGTGGCCCAGCAGCTGGCCGTGGGCACCTCGCTCGACGACGCACTGGGAGAACTGGCCGAACGCCTCCCCTCCCGCGAACTCGTCGTCCTCGTCACCACCCTCGTCCTCGCCAACCGGGCCGGCGGCACCGTCGTCTCCTCCCTGCGCAACCTCACCGAGACCCTTGAGGAACGCAAGGAGACCCGGCGCGAGGTCCGCACCCAGCTCTCCCAGGTGAGCATGACCGCGTACTCCGTCCCCGTCATCGGCGTCGGCTCGCTCCTGCTCATCGACAACATGCAGCCCGGTGCCCTGGACCGGATGACCGGTTCGGGCGTCGGACAGTTCGCCGTCGTCGCCGCGTTCGCCCTGTACGTGGTCGGCTTCATCGCCATCCGCCGCTTCTCGAAGATCGACGTGTAG
- a CDS encoding M14 family metallopeptidase, which translates to MRRSLRGRRSATLAALVALALAAPLSALTTPAGADPSSTAARIAAGADEVIRQYEVAGPSTPAARTALTATGVSIDEVDARSVVVSANTEQLRNLKALGYKPIALPGPPNRAAEGDQAVGPLDFPSADARYHNYAEMNAEIDQRLAQYPSIMRKQVIGKTYQGRDIVAIKISDNVATDENEPEVLFTHHQHAREHLTVEMALYLLRELGAGYGSDSRVTNAVNGREIWIVPDLNPDGGEYDIASGSYRSWRKNRQPNSGSSYIGTDMNRNWDYKWGCCGGSSSSKSSETYRGTAPESAPEVKVVADFVRSRVVGGKQQITAAIDFHTYSELVLWPFGWTTANTAPGMTLDDRNAFAAVGGKMAASNGYTPEQSSDLYITDGSIDDYLWGAQRIFAYTFEMYPSSSGGGGFYPPDEVIERETSRNRDAVLQLLENADCMYRSIGKQAQYCAA; encoded by the coding sequence ATGCGACGTTCTCTCCGCGGCAGAAGGTCCGCCACCCTCGCGGCCCTCGTGGCGCTCGCCCTCGCGGCGCCCCTCTCCGCCCTCACCACACCCGCCGGGGCCGACCCGTCGTCGACCGCCGCCCGTATCGCCGCAGGGGCCGATGAGGTGATCCGGCAGTACGAGGTGGCCGGGCCCTCCACCCCGGCCGCCCGCACCGCGCTCACCGCCACCGGCGTCTCGATCGACGAGGTCGACGCCCGCTCGGTCGTGGTCAGCGCCAACACCGAACAGCTCAGGAACCTCAAGGCACTCGGCTACAAGCCGATCGCCCTGCCCGGCCCGCCGAACCGCGCGGCCGAGGGAGACCAGGCCGTCGGCCCGCTCGACTTCCCCTCCGCCGACGCGAGGTACCACAACTACGCGGAGATGAACGCGGAGATCGACCAGCGGCTCGCCCAGTACCCCTCGATCATGCGCAAGCAGGTGATCGGGAAGACGTACCAGGGCCGGGACATCGTCGCCATCAAGATCAGCGACAACGTCGCCACCGACGAGAACGAGCCGGAAGTCCTCTTCACCCACCACCAGCACGCCCGCGAGCACCTCACCGTCGAGATGGCGCTGTACCTCCTGCGCGAGCTCGGCGCGGGCTACGGCAGCGACTCCCGGGTCACCAACGCCGTCAACGGGCGCGAGATCTGGATCGTCCCGGACCTCAACCCGGACGGCGGCGAGTACGACATCGCGAGCGGCTCCTACCGCAGCTGGCGCAAGAACCGGCAGCCCAACTCCGGATCCTCGTACATCGGTACGGACATGAACCGGAACTGGGACTACAAGTGGGGCTGCTGCGGCGGCTCTTCGAGCTCCAAGAGCTCCGAGACGTACCGTGGCACGGCGCCCGAGTCCGCCCCCGAGGTGAAGGTCGTCGCCGACTTCGTCCGCTCCCGGGTGGTCGGCGGCAAGCAGCAGATCACCGCGGCCATCGACTTCCACACGTACAGCGAGCTCGTGCTCTGGCCCTTCGGCTGGACCACGGCCAACACCGCACCGGGCATGACGCTCGACGACCGGAACGCCTTCGCCGCGGTCGGCGGCAAGATGGCGGCCAGCAACGGCTACACGCCCGAGCAGTCCAGCGACCTCTACATCACGGACGGCTCGATCGACGACTACCTGTGGGGCGCGCAGAGGATCTTCGCGTACACCTTCGAGATGTACCCGTCCTCGTCCGGCGGCGGCGGCTTCTACCCGCCCGACGAGGTCATCGAGCGCGAGACGAGCCGCAACCGCGACGCCGTCCTGCAGCTCCTGGAGAACGCGGACTGCATGTACCGCTCGATCGGCAAGCAGGCGCAGTACTGCGCGGCCTGA
- a CDS encoding chitinase — translation MHVDRTTTRPHGRRWLGGALALAVGSGLVLVGGAGTAQAADVNVAKNAGFENGLANWSCSAGSGAAVSSPVRTGAGALRATPAGLDNAKCVQTVAVKPNSTYTLSAWVQGGYAYLGADNTGTGSGSVSTWTPDSAAWKQLTTTFTTGASTTSVEIYTHGWYGTSPYLVDDVSVFGPDGGGGQDPDPVVPATPAGLAAGTVTSSSVALSWGAVSGATGYKVYRDGANPQAVTGTSATVTGLTADTAYQFQVAATNSAGESAKSTAVSARTAKVTDPGPGPAVPKHALTGYWQNFNNGATVQKLRDVQSQYDIIAVSFADSTTTAGQIVFNLDPAVGYASAADFKADIAAKKAAGKSVVISVGGEKGNVTINSDASATAFADSAYALMQEYGFSGVDIDLEHGINSTYLTKALRQLSAKAGSSLVLTMAPQTIDMQSTGTEYFKTALAVKDILTVVNMQYYNSGSMLGCDGKVYSQGSVDFLTALACIQIQGGLSPSQVGLGVPASSRGAGSGYVDPQIVKNALDCLTKLTSCGTFKPAQAWPTLRGAMTWSTNWDATAGNAWSNAVGPHVHNLP, via the coding sequence ATGCACGTGGACCGCACCACCACCCGCCCGCACGGACGCCGCTGGCTCGGCGGAGCCCTCGCGCTCGCCGTCGGCTCCGGGCTCGTCCTCGTCGGCGGAGCCGGCACCGCGCAGGCGGCCGACGTCAACGTCGCCAAGAACGCCGGTTTCGAGAACGGCCTCGCCAACTGGTCCTGTTCCGCCGGGAGCGGCGCCGCCGTCTCCTCCCCGGTCCGCACCGGGGCCGGCGCACTGCGCGCCACCCCGGCCGGTCTCGACAACGCCAAGTGCGTGCAGACCGTAGCGGTGAAGCCCAACTCGACGTACACGCTGAGCGCCTGGGTCCAGGGCGGCTACGCCTACCTCGGTGCCGACAACACCGGGACCGGCTCCGGCAGCGTCTCCACGTGGACGCCCGACAGCGCCGCCTGGAAGCAGCTCACCACCACCTTCACCACCGGGGCGAGCACCACCTCGGTCGAGATCTACACCCACGGCTGGTACGGGACGTCCCCCTACCTCGTCGACGACGTCAGCGTCTTCGGGCCCGACGGGGGCGGCGGCCAGGACCCCGACCCGGTCGTCCCGGCCACCCCGGCCGGCCTCGCCGCGGGCACCGTCACCTCCTCCTCCGTCGCCCTGAGCTGGGGCGCGGTCTCCGGCGCCACGGGCTACAAGGTCTACCGGGACGGCGCCAACCCGCAGGCGGTCACCGGCACTTCGGCCACCGTCACGGGGCTCACCGCCGACACCGCGTACCAGTTCCAGGTCGCCGCGACGAACTCCGCGGGCGAGTCCGCGAAGTCCACCGCCGTCTCCGCGCGGACCGCCAAGGTCACCGACCCGGGCCCCGGCCCGGCCGTGCCCAAGCACGCCCTCACCGGCTACTGGCAGAACTTCAACAACGGCGCCACGGTCCAGAAGCTGCGGGACGTCCAGTCGCAGTACGACATCATCGCCGTGTCCTTCGCCGACTCGACGACCACGGCCGGCCAGATCGTCTTCAACCTCGACCCGGCCGTCGGCTACGCCTCGGCCGCCGACTTCAAGGCCGACATCGCCGCGAAGAAGGCCGCCGGCAAGTCCGTCGTCATCTCGGTCGGCGGCGAGAAGGGGAACGTCACGATCAACAGTGACGCCTCCGCGACCGCCTTCGCCGACAGCGCGTACGCCCTGATGCAGGAGTACGGCTTCAGCGGCGTCGACATCGACCTCGAACACGGCATCAACTCGACCTACCTGACCAAGGCGCTGCGTCAGCTGTCCGCCAAGGCCGGTTCGTCGCTGGTCCTGACGATGGCCCCGCAGACCATCGACATGCAGAGCACGGGCACCGAGTACTTCAAGACGGCGCTCGCCGTGAAGGACATCCTCACGGTCGTCAACATGCAGTACTACAACAGCGGTTCGATGCTCGGCTGCGACGGCAAGGTCTACAGCCAGGGCTCGGTGGACTTCCTCACCGCGCTCGCCTGCATCCAGATCCAGGGCGGTCTCTCCCCGTCGCAGGTCGGTCTGGGCGTCCCGGCCTCCTCGCGGGGCGCGGGCAGCGGCTACGTCGACCCGCAGATCGTGAAGAACGCGCTCGACTGCCTGACCAAGCTCACGAGCTGCGGCACCTTCAAGCCGGCCCAGGCCTGGCCGACGCTGCGCGGCGCGATGACCTGGTCGACCAACTGGGACGCGACGGCCGGCAACGCCTGGTCGAACGCGGTCGGCCCGCACGTCCACAACCTGCCGTAA
- a CDS encoding AAA family ATPase, whose protein sequence is MTTRILPAVGDPDAARSVTTLIGQLPDAEPAPPVTDSTQLVDTLARLAAASLDELPEVVLVHERIGPVPALELVREVALRFPAVGVVLITADASPVLFSAAMDSGARGLVTLPLGYEELASRVQAAAQWSVGVRRHLGAGAEQITGPGGTVVTVSGAKGGVGTTVTAVHLALAARASGRTVALVDMDLQSGDIASYLDVQFRRSVADLASIADISPRVLQDAVYVHETGLSLLLAPAEGERGEEVTDRAARQIVSALRGRHEVVVVDCGSQLNSANAAAIEMADTAVLVATPDVVAVRAAKRTVRMWERLQVRKAEETVTLVNRHHRSTEIQPPLVQKITGTRIAGVAVPAHFKELQAVVDAGRLHELDAKSTVKQALWALAGELGLVQAPAAASTSGRPGKQLARAGDRGSSLGLRRRTGGR, encoded by the coding sequence ATGACCACCAGGATCCTGCCGGCCGTCGGCGACCCCGACGCGGCCCGGTCCGTCACCACCCTGATCGGCCAGCTCCCGGACGCCGAACCCGCCCCGCCGGTCACCGACTCCACCCAGCTCGTCGACACCCTCGCGCGGCTCGCCGCCGCCTCCCTCGACGAGCTTCCCGAGGTCGTCCTCGTCCACGAGCGGATCGGCCCCGTCCCCGCGCTCGAACTCGTCCGCGAGGTCGCCCTCCGCTTCCCCGCCGTCGGCGTCGTCCTCATCACCGCCGACGCGAGCCCCGTCCTCTTCTCCGCCGCCATGGACTCCGGAGCCCGAGGACTCGTCACGCTCCCCCTCGGGTACGAGGAACTCGCCAGCCGCGTCCAGGCCGCCGCCCAGTGGTCCGTCGGCGTCCGCCGCCACCTCGGCGCGGGCGCGGAGCAGATCACCGGCCCCGGCGGCACCGTCGTCACCGTCAGCGGCGCCAAGGGCGGGGTCGGCACCACCGTCACCGCCGTCCACCTCGCCCTCGCGGCCCGCGCATCCGGGCGGACCGTCGCCCTCGTCGACATGGACCTCCAGAGCGGCGACATCGCCTCGTACCTCGACGTCCAGTTCCGCCGCTCCGTCGCCGACCTCGCCTCCATCGCGGACATCTCGCCGCGCGTCCTCCAGGACGCGGTGTACGTCCACGAGACCGGCCTCTCCCTGCTCCTCGCCCCCGCGGAGGGCGAGCGCGGTGAGGAGGTCACCGACCGCGCCGCCCGCCAGATCGTCAGCGCCCTGCGCGGCCGGCACGAGGTCGTCGTCGTCGACTGCGGCTCCCAGCTCAACAGCGCCAACGCCGCCGCCATCGAGATGGCCGACACCGCCGTCCTCGTCGCCACGCCGGACGTGGTCGCCGTCCGGGCCGCCAAGCGGACCGTACGCATGTGGGAACGGCTCCAGGTCCGCAAGGCCGAGGAGACGGTCACCCTGGTCAACCGCCATCACCGCTCCACCGAGATCCAGCCGCCCCTCGTCCAGAAGATCACCGGCACCCGGATCGCGGGCGTCGCCGTCCCCGCCCACTTCAAGGAACTCCAGGCCGTCGTCGACGCGGGCCGGCTCCACGAACTCGACGCCAAGTCGACGGTCAAGCAGGCGCTGTGGGCCCTCGCGGGCGAGCTGGGCCTGGTCCAGGCCCCGGCCGCCGCGTCGACGTCCGGCCGGCCCGGCAAGCAGCTCGCGCGCGCGGGCGACCGGGGCTCGTCGCTGGGCCTTCGGCGCCGCACCGGAGGGCGCTGA
- a CDS encoding TadE family protein, translated as MTTIRDDDRGQVAVEFVGMVPVILLTLALLWQVVLVGYTYTLAGNAADEGVREEAVRGDCEGAARRHLDGAWTAQVNCSSPGDGMSYAVVTLQVPVLFPGVGGLFSVESKAGAVDERSLTR; from the coding sequence ATGACCACGATCCGGGACGACGACAGGGGACAGGTGGCGGTCGAGTTCGTCGGCATGGTGCCGGTCATCCTGCTCACCCTCGCCCTGCTCTGGCAGGTCGTCCTGGTCGGCTACACGTACACGCTGGCGGGGAACGCGGCGGACGAGGGGGTGCGGGAGGAGGCGGTGCGGGGCGACTGCGAAGGCGCCGCCCGGCGCCATCTGGACGGGGCCTGGACCGCGCAGGTGAACTGCTCAAGCCCGGGTGACGGGATGTCCTACGCCGTGGTCACCCTCCAGGTCCCGGTCCTGTTCCCGGGCGTGGGAGGCCTCTTCTCGGTCGAGAGCAAGGCGGGCGCCGTGGACGAGAGGAGCCTCACGCGATGA